From the genome of Oikeobacillus pervagus:
TTTGATATTGCATTCATAGCTTCTTCAAGTGAATCAAAATGGTGCAAGTCACAGTCGAGGTAAAGAGCGAGGTCAGAGTGAGGGATTTGAATAGCGGGTTTCGAGGTGTAAATGCTATTTGCAGAATTGATGGCAAACGTAGGTTGGATGTACCCATCTTTTACATGCTTTAGTAAAGATTCGAGGCGTTTTCTGAGGGAGATGTTTGCTTTATAATCAATGAAATTACCAAGAAGAAAATCATTTGGGAATTCTTCCCTTAAATCATTATCCTGAATTTCCCCATTTGCATAACGTGCATCCCTATACTTAACGATAAGGTATTCTTTGATATATCGAACTATGTTCTTTGTTTCCATAAAATCCTCGTCAACGGATAGACCAATTGATTCTAACTCAATTTTAACCCATTCACTTGCCCGCCATATATTTTCGAGATATTCATTCAACTTTAATTCCATGAGTTTAACATTTACATTTAATGGGATGCTGTTTAATCGTTGTAACAGTTTTTCCTGATTCATATTGTAAAAACTCTCCTTTGTTTTTATTTGTTTATAGAATAATTATAAGCAAATTACGGAAGAGAAAATACGGCAAAACGGTTGTATATGGTTTGAGTACAAGGAAGATCAAGAAACGCAAAAATGAATGAATGGAATCGCCTCAAATCCTTATCGCTCTAAGTGTCGGAGGAGTTTCAATTGCGGTACAAGTATTCACTATTAATATATATGTTGCAAATACTTTGAGTTCTTCCATCAATATCATAATGAGATTGCTTACTATCTTATATGTTAATTTGACATTGCAGATTCCATTAGTTGTCTTACAGACATTGCGTAATCCTCATTTCAAACTCCAAAGGATATATGTTATTAAACTAAAACCTTACTTTTAACGGACAACCTATACAGGTTGTGAAGAGCTACCAGACTATATTATCCAAATCCCCAGAGATCAAGTAAATTGGTTTGACAATTGTCAACAGTCCATTTGATATTGTTGATTTCCATACATTCGGCGAATAACCCATATCAATCCATAGATGTACAAGAACCTCATTGTCAAACAATGGTACAATTTAATATGTTGGATAAGATGCTTATTTGCTGTATCAGCCATCTTATTACCTTTAAAATGAAAGTAGTGAATCCCTATATGGAGTTAAATACATACATGGATAATGTTTTCCCTGAACTTACGCTAAAACCAAGTCTTTACTACCAATGTGAAATTGGAATTCATTTTGAACTTGCCAGGGGACTGTATCAATTTTTAGATGATGATAGTTATAACATGAACAGGTTTAATCGAGTTTATGAGCAGGCAACCACCATATTCGAAAGTTTATTTGCTGATGAAGATGATATATTTCTTGTAACGAATGTCTATCGGCATAAGTCGTCAAGAAATGGAACGCCTCGTTTAAAGCTGTATTCTCGTTACCTAAAGGATAAGAGTTTAAAATATAAACTGAAACAAGAAACGTTGCCATATGTGTTTGATGGCGAGGAGGAAGCGGATCAATTTCAAACGTTGCGATTTTCTTTGAAGTGCCGAAAGCAGGACATACGCTATTATTGGCTAATCAAGGCGATTTGCCATGAGGATTTTACGTTGAAACCAAAGTTTGGATCAAAAGATTGTGCTTACTACCCTGATGTTTTTTTTATCAATGCTACAAAGGATATCATCTTCTTTATTTACGATGATAGAGGCTGTGAAGTCGTTGCAAAGGATAAGGAAAC
Proteins encoded in this window:
- a CDS encoding DUF3885 domain-containing protein translates to MDNVFPELTLKPSLYYQCEIGIHFELARGLYQFLDDDSYNMNRFNRVYEQATTIFESLFADEDDIFLVTNVYRHKSSRNGTPRLKLYSRYLKDKSLKYKLKQETLPYVFDGEEEADQFQTLRFSLKCRKQDIRYYWLIKAICHEDFTLKPKFGSKDCAYYPDVFFINATKDIIFFIYDDRGCEVVAKDKETIRPLYEKTMIGLENMTEKECGRCFSERVYLKFNVGVSL